A genomic stretch from Paraburkholderia dioscoreae includes:
- a CDS encoding lysylphosphatidylglycerol synthase domain-containing protein, with product MKWLRWIGLPAGIAMLIALVLHEGAGDVMHVIAGAGFALLLLVPLHALPLLLDAYAWSLLLGKRASLPFLWWVATVREAISRLLPVASIGGEIVGIGLARWRIADASTVSASVVVEVLVTMAVQYAFSALGLVLIATSAHQVSAIKTIGLALALSLPLPILTVVLIRRGRVFHRIERFAAKLLGDAHPLLRDIDGKRLDADIDALMSRTGLLASAFLWQFAGYVSGTLETYWALAMLGHPVSVSGALAIEALTQAVRHAAFMVPAGLGVQEAAVLLLAVVVGVDRETALSLALVKRAREVIFGCVALASWQVAEIVHGRKGHKKLLCQQLPNLRE from the coding sequence ATGAAATGGCTGCGTTGGATAGGATTGCCCGCCGGTATCGCGATGCTCATCGCGCTCGTGTTGCATGAAGGTGCTGGCGACGTCATGCACGTTATTGCCGGCGCGGGGTTCGCGTTGCTGTTGTTAGTGCCATTGCACGCATTGCCCCTATTACTCGATGCCTATGCGTGGAGCCTGTTGCTTGGCAAGCGTGCGTCGCTGCCGTTTCTCTGGTGGGTCGCGACTGTGCGCGAGGCGATCAGCCGGCTGCTGCCGGTGGCGAGCATTGGCGGCGAAATCGTCGGAATCGGACTTGCACGCTGGCGCATAGCGGACGCGAGCACGGTCAGCGCGTCGGTCGTAGTCGAAGTGCTGGTCACGATGGCCGTGCAGTACGCGTTTTCCGCGCTTGGGCTCGTACTGATCGCCACGTCGGCGCATCAGGTCAGCGCGATAAAGACGATCGGGCTCGCACTGGCGCTTTCACTACCGCTGCCAATCCTGACGGTTGTACTCATCCGCCGCGGGCGGGTATTTCACAGGATCGAACGCTTCGCCGCGAAACTGCTGGGTGACGCGCACCCATTGCTGCGCGATATCGACGGAAAACGTCTCGATGCGGATATCGATGCACTGATGTCTCGCACGGGCCTGCTAGCAAGTGCTTTCCTCTGGCAATTCGCCGGCTACGTGTCGGGCACGCTGGAAACATACTGGGCTCTGGCAATGCTGGGGCATCCGGTGTCGGTGAGCGGCGCGTTGGCAATCGAGGCCTTGACGCAGGCCGTGCGTCATGCGGCGTTTATGGTGCCGGCCGGTCTTGGTGTGCAGGAAGCAGCGGTGCTGCTTCTCGCGGTCGTGGTCGGCGTGGATCGGGAGACGGCGCTATCGCTGGCACTCGTTAAACGCGCACGCGAAGTGATATTCGGCTGCGTTGCGCTTGCTTCATGGCAGGTGGCTGAAATCGTTCATGGACGCAAGGGCCACAAGAAGCTCCTTTGCCAGCAGCTACCGAATTTGCGCGAGTGA
- the hpnK gene encoding hopanoid biosynthesis-associated protein HpnK: MLIITADDFGLHPRVNEAVELAYRHGVLTAASLMVGAPAAEDAIARARSLPGLCVGLHLVLADGMPVLPRESIPALVGAQGRFGSNMVRDGFRFYFLPHVRAQLALEIRAQFEAFAKTGLPLDHVNTHKHFHLHPTVLSLIIEIGRDFGMRAMRLPGERDAPLWLRPWMNLVRARLDRAGIAHNDYVIGLADTGRMTESVWLAALEGLPGGVGEIYCHPATAGDAPLTPGMQSYRHADELDALLSPRVAEAIGAAGATRGAFADLLALRG; the protein is encoded by the coding sequence ATGCTGATTATTACGGCGGACGATTTCGGCCTGCATCCTCGCGTGAACGAGGCGGTTGAGCTCGCCTACCGGCATGGTGTATTGACCGCGGCGAGCCTGATGGTAGGCGCGCCCGCTGCAGAGGATGCGATAGCGCGTGCCCGATCGCTTCCGGGACTGTGCGTGGGCCTCCATCTGGTCCTCGCCGATGGCATGCCTGTGCTGCCACGCGAGTCGATTCCCGCGCTGGTGGGCGCGCAAGGCCGGTTCGGTAGCAACATGGTGCGCGACGGTTTCAGGTTCTACTTTCTACCGCACGTTCGCGCGCAACTTGCGCTGGAAATCCGCGCGCAGTTCGAGGCGTTTGCGAAGACGGGCCTGCCACTCGATCACGTCAATACACACAAGCATTTTCACCTTCATCCAACGGTACTCTCGCTGATCATCGAGATCGGGCGCGACTTCGGAATGCGCGCAATGCGTCTGCCAGGCGAGCGCGATGCGCCGCTCTGGTTACGGCCGTGGATGAACCTGGTGCGCGCGCGACTTGACCGCGCGGGCATTGCCCATAACGACTATGTGATCGGTCTCGCGGACACCGGACGCATGACCGAGTCGGTGTGGCTTGCCGCGCTCGAAGGGCTCCCCGGTGGTGTCGGCGAGATCTATTGTCACCCGGCCACAGCGGGCGACGCTCCATTGACGCCGGGAATGCAGTCCTACCGTCATGCGGACGAACTCGACGCGCTGCTGTCCCCGCGCGTGGCAGAAGCGATCGGTGCCGCTGGTGCGACGCGCGGCGCCTTTGCCGACCTGCTCGCACTGCGCGGGTAA
- the hpnJ gene encoding hopanoid biosynthesis associated radical SAM protein HpnJ has protein sequence MKALFLQAPSYDGFDGGAGSRYQAKREVRSFWYPTWLAQPAALVPDSRVLDAPADGLSVDQTLDIAQQYDLVVIHTSTPSFPTDALFAEDLKKRKPSVLIGMVGAKVAVDPHNSLTATEAIDFVCREEFDFTCQEVAGGKPFAQIQGLSYRAADGSIEHNEARPILENMDELPFVAPVYKRDLKIDNYFIGYLKHPYVSIYTGRGCRSKCTFCLWPQTVGGHRYRTRSVENVLAEVKWIRDNMPEVREIMFDDDTFTDFKPRVEEIARGLGQLGVTWSCNAKANVPYSTLKIMKENGLRLLLVGYESGDDQILLNIKKGLRTDIARRFSDDCRKLGIKIHGTFILGLPGETQDTIQKTIEYAKEINPHTIQVSLAAPYPGTTLYNQAVDNGWLEENKVINLVSKSGVQLAAIGYPHLSRDEIYHQLENFYKRFYFRPSKIWEILREMLTSWDMMKRRLREGVEFFRFLRAHEA, from the coding sequence ATGAAAGCGCTTTTCTTGCAGGCGCCGTCGTACGACGGCTTCGATGGTGGCGCGGGTTCGCGCTATCAGGCCAAACGTGAAGTCCGCTCGTTCTGGTATCCCACGTGGCTCGCACAGCCCGCCGCACTCGTGCCCGACAGCCGCGTGCTCGACGCACCGGCAGATGGTTTGTCGGTCGACCAAACGCTGGACATTGCGCAGCAATACGATCTGGTGGTGATCCACACCAGCACGCCGTCCTTTCCCACCGACGCCCTGTTCGCCGAAGACCTGAAGAAGCGCAAACCGTCCGTGTTGATCGGCATGGTGGGCGCGAAGGTCGCCGTCGATCCGCACAATTCGCTGACGGCTACCGAAGCGATCGACTTCGTCTGCCGCGAGGAATTCGACTTCACCTGTCAGGAAGTCGCCGGAGGCAAGCCGTTTGCGCAGATCCAGGGTCTGAGCTATCGCGCCGCCGACGGTTCGATCGAGCACAACGAAGCGCGCCCGATCCTCGAGAACATGGACGAGCTGCCGTTCGTCGCGCCCGTCTACAAGCGCGATCTGAAGATCGACAACTACTTCATCGGTTATCTGAAGCACCCGTACGTGTCGATCTACACGGGCCGCGGTTGCCGCTCGAAGTGCACCTTCTGCCTGTGGCCGCAAACCGTGGGCGGACATCGCTACCGCACGCGCTCGGTCGAAAACGTGCTGGCGGAAGTGAAGTGGATTCGCGACAACATGCCTGAAGTCAGGGAGATCATGTTCGACGACGACACCTTCACCGACTTCAAGCCGCGGGTCGAAGAAATTGCCCGCGGTCTTGGGCAACTGGGCGTGACGTGGTCGTGCAATGCGAAGGCGAACGTGCCGTACTCGACGCTGAAGATCATGAAGGAAAACGGCCTGCGCCTGCTGCTGGTCGGTTATGAATCGGGCGACGACCAGATCCTGCTGAACATCAAGAAGGGTCTGCGCACGGACATCGCACGCCGTTTCAGCGACGATTGCCGCAAACTCGGCATCAAGATTCACGGCACGTTCATTCTCGGTCTGCCCGGCGAAACACAGGACACGATCCAGAAGACGATCGAATACGCCAAAGAGATCAATCCGCACACGATCCAGGTATCGCTCGCGGCGCCGTATCCCGGCACGACGCTCTATAACCAGGCGGTTGACAACGGCTGGCTCGAAGAGAACAAGGTGATCAACCTCGTGAGCAAATCAGGCGTGCAACTGGCGGCGATCGGCTATCCGCATCTGTCGCGCGACGAGATTTACCATCAGCTCGAAAACTTCTACAAGCGTTTCTATTTCCGGCCGTCGAAGATCTGGGAAATCCTGCGGGAGATGCTGACGAGCTGGGACATGATGAAACGGCGCCTGCGCGAGGGCGTCGAATTCTTCCGTTTCCTGCGCGCCCACGAGGCGTGA
- the hpnI gene encoding bacteriohopanetetrol glucosamine biosynthesis glycosyltransferase HpnI yields MMHIVLSACRWPLVVLCCMATLYAVVAAVATPFLRATRANNNRFQPYTGMADGVSVLKPLCGDEPRLYENLATFCEQTHPRFQILFGVSSPGDAAIPVVRRLQAAYPSRDIELAIDSRVHGSNLKVSNLINMAERAKYDVIVIADSDIAVNPDYLSTVSAPLADPGVGVVTCLYVAQSVGGFWPRIGALFINEWFAPSVRVAHAVGSRRFGFGATLALRRATLERIGGFHALKDCLADDYWLAEHVRNLGLRTVLSPVMVATDVIEPTFATLWLRETRWLRTIRSVNQPGFASLFITFATPWLVSGAWLALDFRSGVVAGAHPWAATAMAVNSAVGVAARILLHARGARHSRSFWRDLPLVPLRDTLLALQWLAGAFGSHVVWRGARVPVAPSTNPINPQL; encoded by the coding sequence ATGATGCACATTGTCTTGTCCGCTTGCCGGTGGCCGCTGGTAGTGCTGTGCTGCATGGCTACGCTATACGCAGTCGTTGCCGCGGTCGCGACTCCGTTTCTGCGCGCGACTCGCGCGAACAACAACCGGTTCCAGCCATATACTGGAATGGCCGACGGCGTCAGTGTATTGAAGCCTTTATGCGGTGACGAGCCGAGGTTGTATGAGAATCTCGCTACGTTCTGCGAGCAGACGCATCCACGCTTCCAGATTCTGTTCGGTGTGTCTTCGCCCGGCGACGCAGCCATTCCGGTTGTAAGGCGTCTGCAGGCTGCGTATCCATCGCGTGATATCGAACTCGCAATCGATTCGCGAGTACATGGCAGCAATCTGAAGGTGAGTAATCTCATCAACATGGCCGAGCGGGCCAAGTACGACGTGATCGTGATTGCGGACAGCGATATCGCAGTCAACCCCGACTATTTAAGTACTGTTTCAGCGCCGTTGGCCGATCCTGGAGTCGGCGTGGTGACATGTCTCTACGTGGCGCAGAGTGTTGGCGGTTTCTGGCCTCGTATTGGCGCGCTCTTTATTAACGAGTGGTTTGCTCCATCCGTGCGAGTGGCGCACGCAGTCGGCTCCCGCCGGTTTGGCTTCGGGGCGACGCTCGCGTTGCGGCGCGCTACGCTCGAGCGCATCGGCGGCTTCCATGCGCTGAAAGATTGCCTTGCCGACGACTACTGGCTCGCCGAGCACGTCCGCAACCTCGGACTTCGTACGGTGCTGTCCCCGGTGATGGTCGCGACCGACGTCATCGAACCGACATTCGCAACGTTGTGGCTCAGAGAAACGCGCTGGTTGCGTACGATCAGGTCAGTGAATCAGCCGGGCTTCGCGTCATTGTTCATTACGTTTGCTACGCCGTGGCTTGTATCCGGTGCATGGTTGGCGTTAGATTTTCGTTCGGGCGTGGTAGCGGGCGCGCATCCGTGGGCGGCAACGGCGATGGCGGTCAATTCGGCCGTTGGCGTGGCCGCGCGGATACTGCTTCACGCACGGGGCGCACGTCATTCGCGTTCGTTCTGGCGCGATCTGCCGCTCGTGCCGCTACGCGATACGTTATTGGCGTTGCAATGGCTCGCTGGAGCGTTTGGTTCGCATGTCGTGTGGCGTGGAGCGCGCGTGCCAGTTGCACCGTCCACTAACCCGATCAATCCTCAGTTATGA
- a CDS encoding BON domain-containing protein, producing the protein MKATFHESATLLQALSIFTLQSSPGVFMKSAVVQTITLCVASIISVSVFAQTAASDDIASSAPVSAAVSAPPSSAKARRAQNHLVQKNVRHALTATKGLNSSGISILAKNGVVTLVGSAPDEKQIARAASVAQGAAGVQRVDNKLKVFEPGN; encoded by the coding sequence GTGAAGGCAACTTTCCACGAAAGCGCGACCTTGTTACAAGCGCTGTCGATATTCACCCTGCAAAGCTCTCCCGGAGTTTTTATGAAATCAGCAGTTGTCCAGACGATCACATTGTGTGTCGCTTCAATCATTTCGGTTTCGGTGTTTGCGCAGACCGCGGCGTCCGACGATATCGCCTCGTCAGCCCCTGTGAGCGCCGCCGTAAGCGCTCCTCCGTCCAGCGCGAAAGCACGTCGCGCCCAGAATCATCTGGTGCAAAAAAATGTTCGACATGCCCTGACTGCGACCAAAGGACTCAACTCGTCCGGAATCTCGATTCTCGCGAAAAACGGCGTCGTGACGCTGGTCGGAAGCGCTCCGGACGAAAAACAGATCGCTCGCGCGGCCTCCGTTGCGCAGGGCGCTGCCGGCGTTCAGCGCGTCGACAATAAGCTGAAGGTCTTCGAACCCGGTAACTAA
- a CDS encoding AraC family transcriptional regulator, whose product MSLVNGFLAGADPVAIERLAERSGIPHALLHRPGARVTQEQFATLYRLLAAEYDDEMPGIFSRPLRNGTLKYLCLSLLDAPRLDVAMHRFGQFFHLILDDFTVKSRRDDSLCRIELVANEANKFQNALGQELMLKLVHGVASWLIGQKIPLVEVEFDFPRPTRETDHLYLFPGPVHFGCTQTCMSFEARYLDMAIRQHKSDLKKFLARAPEDWIFVSFAEQMVCHQVRQYIAGCLPAIPTIAIVAQDLHYSVRTLCRRLSIEGTTFQAIKDELRRDIAIQRLTRSADAIGVIAYEVGFDDPTAFHRAFRHWTGSTPQAYRKMV is encoded by the coding sequence ATGTCACTGGTCAACGGCTTTCTAGCCGGTGCGGACCCCGTGGCCATTGAGAGACTAGCCGAGCGGTCCGGCATCCCGCATGCATTGCTGCATAGGCCAGGCGCGCGCGTCACGCAGGAGCAGTTTGCAACGCTGTATCGTCTGCTGGCAGCCGAATACGACGACGAAATGCCCGGCATCTTCAGCCGGCCATTGCGTAATGGCACGCTCAAATATCTCTGCCTCAGTCTGCTCGACGCACCTCGACTGGATGTCGCGATGCATCGCTTCGGCCAGTTCTTCCACCTGATTCTGGACGACTTCACGGTGAAGTCGCGGCGCGATGACTCGCTTTGCCGGATCGAACTCGTGGCGAACGAGGCAAACAAGTTTCAGAACGCGCTTGGGCAGGAGTTGATGTTGAAGCTCGTGCATGGTGTGGCGTCCTGGCTGATCGGGCAGAAAATCCCTCTGGTCGAGGTGGAGTTCGATTTCCCGCGGCCAACGCGAGAGACCGACCACCTCTATCTGTTCCCGGGACCGGTGCATTTCGGTTGTACGCAGACCTGCATGTCGTTTGAAGCCAGATATCTCGACATGGCCATCCGGCAACACAAATCCGATCTGAAGAAGTTTCTGGCGCGTGCACCGGAGGACTGGATCTTCGTGTCGTTTGCCGAACAGATGGTCTGTCACCAGGTTCGCCAATACATTGCGGGTTGCCTTCCAGCAATTCCCACGATTGCGATCGTCGCACAGGATCTGCACTACTCAGTGAGAACACTGTGCCGCCGTCTGTCGATTGAAGGGACGACCTTCCAGGCGATCAAGGACGAACTGCGCCGCGACATCGCTATCCAGCGTCTCACGCGTTCGGCGGACGCAATCGGCGTCATTGCCTACGAGGTCGGCTTTGACGACCCAACCGCGTTTCACCGCGCGTTCCGCCACTGGACGGGCAGCACGCCACAGGCATACCGCAAGATGGTTTGA
- a CDS encoding 3-(methylthio)propionyl-CoA ligase, with the protein MDLFGQMMYAPLLLSSLLQQAARHSSKVEIVSRRVEGDIHRYTYRDCHIRAMQLANALTAHGIEAGDRIGTLAWNGYRHMELYYGVSGIGAVCHTINPRLFTEQIAYIINHAQDRFVCFDMSFAPLVEQIAHQCPLVEKWIMLCDERALPETFPVPLLSYETLIGAQPQEFDWPRFDEQRAAVLCYTSGTTGNPKGVLYSHRSLSLMAYGSALPDTLCLSSTDTVAPVVPMFHVNAWGLPFSAPLVGAKLVLPGAKLDGESLWTLFEQEGVTFSAGVPTIWLGLVDYMRRAGKHSTHFKRAIVGGSACPPQLASSLRELGIKAVHAWGMTELSPLGTVCSPSHDYQDKSAEEQKCIDAKQGRVVPGIDLKIVGSGGAELPWDGKSAGDLMARGHWVLDRYYGAGQTALEDGWFSTGDVATIDPDGYMQITDRSKDVIKSGGEWISSIELEHVAMSHPEVESAACIGCEHPKWDERPVLIVVKRAGSTLSAQQLLAYYEGKVARWWIPDDVVFVPEMPLTATGKLQKLVLKQRFGRHLVDAAKPSA; encoded by the coding sequence ATGGACCTGTTTGGCCAGATGATGTACGCGCCGTTACTGTTGTCGTCGTTGCTTCAGCAGGCGGCGCGGCACTCCAGCAAGGTCGAGATCGTGTCGCGCCGTGTCGAGGGCGATATCCACCGCTACACCTATCGCGACTGCCATATCCGCGCCATGCAACTCGCGAATGCGCTGACGGCGCACGGCATCGAAGCCGGTGATCGCATCGGCACGCTCGCATGGAACGGCTATCGCCACATGGAGTTGTACTACGGCGTGTCCGGTATTGGCGCTGTCTGTCATACCATCAATCCGCGGCTTTTCACTGAGCAGATCGCCTACATCATCAACCACGCGCAAGACCGGTTCGTCTGTTTCGACATGTCGTTCGCACCGCTTGTCGAGCAGATTGCTCACCAGTGCCCGCTTGTGGAGAAGTGGATCATGTTGTGCGACGAGCGGGCATTGCCGGAGACATTCCCTGTGCCGCTGCTGAGCTACGAGACGCTGATCGGCGCGCAGCCTCAGGAATTCGACTGGCCCCGGTTCGACGAACAGCGTGCCGCGGTTCTGTGCTACACGTCCGGGACAACCGGCAACCCTAAAGGCGTGCTGTATTCGCATCGCTCGCTCAGCCTGATGGCCTACGGGTCGGCGTTGCCCGACACGCTCTGTCTGTCCTCGACGGACACCGTCGCGCCTGTAGTGCCGATGTTCCATGTGAATGCCTGGGGTTTGCCGTTTTCGGCGCCGCTAGTGGGTGCAAAGCTCGTGCTGCCCGGAGCGAAACTCGACGGCGAATCGCTGTGGACGCTGTTCGAGCAGGAAGGCGTCACCTTTTCGGCAGGCGTGCCGACTATCTGGTTGGGCCTCGTCGACTACATGCGGCGTGCGGGCAAGCACAGCACGCACTTCAAGCGTGCAATCGTCGGGGGATCGGCGTGCCCGCCGCAACTGGCTTCGTCGTTGCGCGAGCTCGGCATCAAGGCCGTGCATGCGTGGGGTATGACGGAGCTGTCGCCGCTGGGCACGGTATGCTCGCCGTCGCATGACTACCAGGATAAATCCGCGGAGGAGCAGAAGTGCATCGACGCGAAACAGGGGCGCGTCGTGCCTGGCATCGATCTGAAGATAGTCGGGTCCGGCGGAGCGGAACTGCCGTGGGACGGAAAGTCGGCGGGCGATCTGATGGCACGCGGCCACTGGGTGCTGGATCGCTACTATGGCGCCGGGCAAACAGCACTGGAGGACGGCTGGTTTTCAACGGGCGACGTTGCGACGATCGATCCGGACGGCTATATGCAGATCACGGATCGAAGCAAAGATGTCATCAAGTCCGGCGGCGAATGGATTTCGTCGATCGAACTCGAACATGTGGCGATGTCTCATCCCGAGGTCGAATCAGCGGCTTGCATTGGTTGCGAGCATCCGAAATGGGACGAGCGTCCGGTGTTGATTGTAGTAAAGCGTGCCGGCAGTACGTTGAGCGCGCAACAATTGTTAGCGTACTACGAGGGCAAGGTCGCCAGGTGGTGGATTCCGGATGACGTTGTATTCGTTCCCGAGATGCCGCTGACCGCCACGGGGAAGCTCCAGAAACTGGTTCTCAAGCAGCGATTCGGACGGCATCTCGTCGATGCGGCGAAGCCATCGGCGTAG
- a CDS encoding acyl-CoA dehydrogenase gives MYSAPIKDMLFVMKELAGLEHIATLPGFEDANLDTAQAVLEESAKLCSEVLAPLNVEGDRNPSSWKDGVVTATPGFREAFRQFGEGGWQGVQHPLDYDGQGLPKLIATACIEMLNASNLSFALCPLLTDGAIEALLTAGSEEQKQTYVPKLISGEWTGTMNLTEPQAGSDLALVRTRAEPQGDGSFKLFGTKIFITWGEHDMAKNIAHLVLARTPNAPEGVKGISLFIVPKFLVNEDGSLGERNDVHCVSIEHKLGIKASPTAVLQFGDHGGAIGHLIGEENRGLEYMFIMMNAARFAVGMQGIGVSDRAYQKAVAYAKDRVQSRPVDGSAKQPVAIIQHPDVRRMLATMRGLTEASRALAYVAAAHCDIAHRHADEATRAEHQAIYEYLVPIVKGWSTELSIDVTSLGVQVHGGMGFIEETGAAQYYRDARILPIYEGTTAIQANDLIGRKTVRDGGKIAKSLLAGVAETIEALGAQQGPAFESMKKYLAQGHRSLSAVVEFVVANTKSDPNAVFAGSVPYLKLAGIVLGGWQMARALLVAAGKRDEDPSFYGAKIATAQFYAEHLLPLASALEASIVSAKGGESVLALSEDQF, from the coding sequence ATGTATAGCGCACCCATCAAGGACATGCTGTTCGTGATGAAAGAACTGGCCGGTCTCGAACACATCGCGACGCTGCCGGGCTTCGAAGACGCGAACCTCGACACCGCGCAGGCCGTGCTCGAAGAGTCGGCGAAACTGTGCAGCGAAGTGCTGGCACCGCTGAATGTCGAAGGCGATCGCAATCCGAGCAGCTGGAAAGACGGCGTGGTCACCGCAACGCCTGGCTTCAGGGAAGCGTTCCGGCAGTTCGGCGAAGGCGGTTGGCAAGGCGTGCAGCACCCGCTCGACTACGATGGCCAGGGTTTGCCCAAGCTGATTGCCACAGCCTGTATCGAGATGCTCAACGCGTCGAATCTGTCGTTCGCGCTGTGCCCGCTGCTCACGGATGGCGCCATCGAGGCGCTGCTCACGGCGGGCAGCGAGGAGCAGAAACAAACGTACGTGCCCAAGCTCATTTCCGGCGAATGGACCGGCACGATGAACCTGACCGAGCCGCAGGCCGGCTCCGATCTCGCGCTGGTGCGCACGCGCGCCGAACCGCAGGGCGACGGTTCGTTCAAACTGTTCGGCACGAAGATTTTCATCACGTGGGGCGAGCACGACATGGCGAAGAACATCGCGCATCTCGTGCTGGCGCGCACGCCGAACGCACCCGAAGGCGTGAAGGGCATTTCGCTCTTCATCGTGCCGAAGTTTCTCGTCAATGAAGACGGTTCGCTCGGCGAGCGCAACGACGTGCATTGCGTGTCGATCGAACACAAGCTCGGCATCAAGGCGAGCCCGACCGCGGTGCTGCAGTTCGGCGACCACGGCGGTGCGATCGGTCATCTGATCGGCGAGGAAAATCGCGGTCTCGAGTACATGTTCATCATGATGAACGCGGCGCGGTTTGCGGTTGGCATGCAAGGCATCGGCGTGTCGGATCGTGCTTACCAGAAGGCGGTGGCGTACGCGAAAGACCGCGTGCAAAGCCGTCCGGTGGATGGTTCCGCGAAACAGCCGGTCGCGATCATTCAGCACCCCGACGTGCGCCGCATGCTCGCGACCATGCGCGGCCTGACCGAGGCGTCGCGTGCGCTGGCTTACGTGGCTGCAGCTCATTGCGATATCGCGCACCGTCACGCGGACGAAGCCACGCGAGCGGAACATCAGGCGATCTACGAATACCTCGTGCCGATCGTGAAGGGCTGGAGCACGGAACTGTCGATCGATGTGACGAGCCTCGGCGTGCAGGTGCATGGCGGCATGGGCTTCATCGAGGAAACCGGCGCTGCGCAGTACTACCGCGACGCGCGCATTCTGCCTATTTACGAAGGCACGACCGCGATTCAGGCCAACGACCTGATCGGCCGCAAGACGGTGCGCGACGGCGGCAAGATAGCGAAGTCGCTGCTCGCCGGAGTGGCTGAAACGATCGAAGCACTCGGCGCGCAGCAAGGCCCGGCGTTCGAGTCGATGAAGAAGTATCTCGCGCAGGGTCATCGCTCGTTGAGCGCGGTGGTTGAGTTTGTGGTCGCCAATACGAAGAGTGACCCGAATGCGGTATTCGCCGGCAGCGTGCCGTATCTGAAACTCGCGGGCATCGTGCTCGGCGGCTGGCAGATGGCGCGTGCGCTGCTCGTGGCGGCCGGGAAGCGCGACGAAGACCCTTCGTTCTACGGCGCCAAGATCGCGACCGCGCAGTTCTATGCCGAGCACCTGCTGCCGCTGGCCTCGGCGCTCGAGGCGTCGATTGTCAGCGCGAAGGGTGGCGAGAGCGTGCTGGCGCTGTCTGAAGATCAGTTCTGA